From a single Cryptococcus neoformans var. neoformans B-3501A chromosome 3, whole genome shotgun sequence genomic region:
- a CDS encoding hypothetical protein (Match to EST gb|CF190352.1|CF190352; HMMPfam hit to HA2, Helicase associated domain (HA2), score: 153.2, E(): 5.6e-43; HMMPfam hit to Helicase_C, Helicase conserved C-terminal domain, score: 63.8, E(): 4.6e-16), producing the protein MDLKNFISDNVVRILGSSDSATVDYVQSLAISSKTPGDLYNSLLSTGMASTPETQAFAAQVHSLVPRKTKTKAPKADKAASGQRFTLLMDEDAESSGSRKEKKKKKEKEKEKEGSRERDVVGVKKARHARKRDTEGNWDSDEEDKEIKRPRTRSPLPDGDDQAELPLEPEETEEERLERERLEDLRQRDEFAERMKEKDRDRTKRIVEDRTSKALGGVDASRRANLMDDPAAREAAIADLRNRSRQEYLSKRELQQLDLLKMEVEDEKILFRNQKLSRKEERELERKKELIKLMEERKKIDDGTNGYMLPDDYITEQGRLDQKKKKDALYKRYEESKPVEGQFVTDVDQWEAAQQERTDLTTGALDKEILVEDYDYVFDESQEIKFLKEGKMDGTLTAEAQALLDQVDKLEKNAQSIQETRNSLPIYEFRDELLEAIAEHQVLVVVAETGSGKTTQLPQYLYEAGYCKNGMKVGCTQPRRVAAMSVAARVAEEMGVRLGQEVGYSIRFEDMTSDKTALKYMTDGMLLREFLTDPELSTYSALVIDEAHERTLSTDILFGLVKDIARFRPDLRLLISSATLNAQKFADFFDQAPIFDVPGRRFPVDMFYTQQPEANYMHAAVTTILQIHTTQPKGDILLFLTGQDEIEAAEESLKETMYALGDKVPELIIAPIYANLPSEMQSKIFEPTPEGARKVVLATNIAETSITIDGVVYVIDPGFVKQNNYNPKTGMSSLVVEPISRASAQQRAGRAGRVGPGKAFRLYTKWAFKNELLQDTIPEIQRTNLSMVVLMLKSLGINDVLNFDFLDKPPADTIIRSFELLYALGALNHKGELTRLGRRMAEFPVDPMLSKAIINSENYKCTHEVLTIISMLQESGSLLYRPKDKRVHADKAHKNFIKSGGDHFTLLNIFEQWAESNYSQQFCYENFVQFKSLCRVRDIRDQLAQLCDRVEVVIESTPNDVVPVQKAITAGYFYNTARIDRGGGYRTTKNNHSVYLHPSSCLIGMQPPPRFILYYELVLTSKEYMRQCMPIEGSWLSELAPHYFNKSEIDQLMGSASKVKMPKRIEPPKVGPVNS; encoded by the exons ATGGACCTCAAAAACTTTATCAGCGATAATGTTGTCAGA ATACTCGGATCGTCCGACAGTGCCACCGTCGACTATGTGCAATCCCTAG CAATATCTTCAAAGACGCCAGGCGATTTGTACAACTCGCTATTATCGACTGGAATGGCGAGCACTCCCGAGACTCAAGCGTTCGCTGCCCAAGTCCACTCTCTCGTTCCCCGCAAAACCAAGACTAAAGCACCCAAAGCAGACAAGGCTGCGTCAGGCCAACGATTCACGCTGTTaatggatgaggatgcaGAAAGTAGCGGTAGccggaaagagaagaagaagaagaaggaaaaggaaaaggagaaggaagggtcaagagagagagatgtGGTCGGCGTGAAAAAGGCAAGGCACGCGCGAAAGAGAGATACGGAGGGCAACTGGGATTCCGACGAGGAGGATAAGGAAATAAAGCGCCCGAGGACACGTTCACCGCTTCCCGATGGAGACGACCAAGCTGAATTACCCCTTGAGCCggaagagacggaagaagagcgatTAGAACGAGAACGGTTGGAAGATCTGCGTCAGAGGGACGAATTTGCGGAACggatgaaggaaaaggacCGTGATCGTACGAAACGGATTGTTGAGGATCGGACCTCCAAAGCGCTAGGCGGCGTCGATGCGTCAAGACGTGCAAATCTCATGGACGACCCTGCAGCGAGGGAGGCTGCGATCGCCGACCTGCGTAACCGCTCTCGACAAGAGTATCTCTCAAAGCGAGAGTTGCAGCAACTCGATTTACTCaagatggaggtggaagatgagaaaatCTTGTTCAGAAACCAAAAACTGTCCAGAAAAGAGGAACGCGAGttggagagaaagaaggaactTATCAAACTCATGGAagagcggaagaagattgatgaTGGAACCAATGGCTACATGCTTCCCGATGATTACATTACAGAGCAAGGACGTCTGGatcaaaagaaaaagaaggatgccCTGTATAAACGATACGAAGAATCCAAGCCCGTTGAAGGTCAATTCGTCACAGATGTCGATCAGTGGGAGGCCGCTCAGCAAGAAAGGACGGACCTCACAACCGGCGCGTTGGACAAGGAGATTCTGGTGGAGGACTATGACTATGTCTTTGACGAGTCGCAGGAAATCAAGTTTTTGAAAGAGGGTAAGATGGACGGGACCCTGACTGCAGAAGCACAAGCGTTACTGGACCAGGTGGATAAGCTAGAGAAAAATG CTCAATCTATCCAAGAAACCCGAAATTCCCTTCCAATCTACGAGTTCCGAGACGAACTTCTCGAAGCTATCGCCGAACACCAAGTCCTCGTCGTAGTCGCTGAAACCGGATCAGGCAAGACCACCCAGCTCCCTCAATATCTCTACGAGGCTGGTTATTGTAAGAATGGCATGAAGGTTGGGTGTACTCAACCCCGTCGAGTAGCCGCTATGAGTGTCGCAGCGCGTGTGGCtgaggagatgggtgtGAGATTAGGGCAAGAAGTAGGCTATTCTATCCGATTCGAGGATATGACAAGCGACAAGACGGCCCTCAAGTACATGACAGATGGTATGCTGCTCCGAGAGTTCTTGACAGACCCCGAGCTGTCAACGTACTCGGCGTTGGTCATCGATGAGGCGCACGAAAGAACATTGAGTACAGATATCTTATTCGGCCTAGTCAAG GATATCGCTCGATTTCGTCCCGACTTGAGATTACTCATCTCCAGTGCTACCCTCAACGCTCAAAAATTTGCCGACTTTTTCGATCAAGCTCCTATTTTTGACG TGCCCGGGCGTCGTTTCCCCGTTGATATGTTTTACACGCAACAACCGGAAGCGAACTATATGCACGCCGCTGTCACCACTATCCTACAGATCCATACAACCCAGCCCAAAGGTGATATTCTTTTATTCCTCACAGGTCAAGACGAAATTGAGGCAGCGGAGGAAAGTTTAAAGGAGACAATGTACGCTTTGGGGGACAAGGTGCCAGAGTTGATCATCGCGCCCATCTATGCAAACTTGCCCAGCGAAATGCAAAGCAAGATCTTTGAACCGACCCCTGAAGGTGCCCGAAAA GTTGTGTTGGCCACAAACATTGCTGAAACATCGATTACCATCGATGGTGTGGTATATGTCATTGATCCAGGGTTCGTCAAGCAAAACAACTACAACCCAAAGACCGGCATGTCTTCTCTTGTCGTCGAGCCCATCTCGCGCGCGTCTGCACAACAGCGTGCCGGCCGTGCCGGCAGAGTCGGTCCAGGGAAAGCTTTCCGTCTGTACACAAAGTGGGCGTTCAAGAATGAGCTTTTACAGGATACCATTCCAGAAATCCAACGTACCAACCTCTCCATGGTCGTTCTTATGCTCAAATCCCTTGGCATTAACGATGTTCTCAACTTTGACTTTTTGGATAAGCCGCCAGCAGACACCATCATCAGGTCTTTTGAACTGTTGTACGCGTTGGGAGCGTTGAATCACAAGGGAGAATTGACTAgactgggaagaaggatggcagAATTCCCAGTGGACCCCATGTTGTCAAAGGCGATCATCAACAGTGAGAATTACAAGTGTACACATGAG GTTCTCACGATCATTTCAATGCTTCAAGAATCCGGCTCACTGCTTTATCGTCCCAAAGATAAGCGTGTGCATGCTGATAAAGCCCATAAAAACTTTATCAAGTCGGGCGGCGATCATTTTACACtcctcaacatctttgAGCAGTGGGCAGAAAGCAATTATTCTCAGCAGTTTTGCTACGAGAACTTTGTCCAGTTCAAGAGTCTTTGCAGAGTGAGAGATATTAGAGATCAGCTGGCGCAACTTTGTGATCGAGTGGAGGTGGTCATTGAGAGTACGCCGAATGATGTTGTGCCCGTTCAAAAGGCCATTACAGCCGGCTACTTTTACAATACG GCACGTATCGATAGAGGCGGTGGTTATCGAACAACCAAGAATAACCATTCGGTCTACCTgcatccttcatcttgccTCATTGGCATGCAGCCGCCGCCGAGGTTTATTTTGTATTACGAATTGGTTCTCACATCCAAAGAGTATATGAGACAGTGTATGCCGATAGAAGGTAGCTGGCTGTCTGAAC TCGCTCCTCATTACTTCAACAAGTCGGAGATCGATCAGCTTATGGGAAGCGCAAGTAAGGTGAAAATGCCAAAGCGGATAGAACCACCGAAAGTTGGACCAGTGAATTCATGA
- a CDS encoding hypothetical protein (Match to EST gb|AA051847.1|AA051847; HMMPfam hit to WD40, WD domain, G-beta repeat, score: 91.6, E(): 1.9e-24) yields the protein MFFCAISGSPPTVPVVSKTSGAVYEKALIERYIEENGTDPISGEALTKDDLVDVKAKPSTIPPRPANQTSIPALLTALQSEYDSIMLESLEIKKAFQSSRQELANALYREDAATRVIARLMKERDEARQALSSIQSTIGFQPPAAAEEPAADVEMAQEGALPADVEAKVMETNQALSSVRKKRKPAPGYKKVDDIKSYIQINHVPSLHATKPAGITALDLAQDGNTVVTGGADKAVQVFDLEASKVLGTLKGHTKAVTHVAFREHEGEPRLAISASADKTVRVWGEDDGKWGARATLSGHKGEINGLAVHPSGSYVAAGSADSTWSLYDLSTAKEVTKYTAIPGIDGSFAYTSFAVHPDGVLHGGGTKDGAVRVWDARQSNSLAATLSSHAKDLSTLSFSENGYYLATSSISGPPTVKIFDLRKLDILSSWTLPEENTIREVKFDPSAQFLSVVGTDARVYANKTWQELVTFEENAGDLVGARFGKLGSEIVLAGMDRTLRVLGKKE from the exons ATGTTTTTCTGTGCTA TCTCTGGCTCGCCCCCCACCGTCCCCGTCGTCTCCAAGACCTCGGGCGCCGTCTACGAAAAAGCGCTCATCGAGCGTTACATCG AGGAAAACGGCACAGATCCCATCTCCGGCGAAGCCCTCACCAAGGACGATCTCGTCGACGTCAAGGCCA AACCTTCCACCATTCCTCCCCGCCCCGCTAACCAGACATCCATCCCCGCCCTCCTCACCGCCCTGCAGTCCGAGTATGACTCCATCATGCTCGAGTCACTCGAAATCAAAAAGGCTTTCCAAAGCTCTCG GCAAGAACTCGCAAACGCGTTGTACAGGGAGGACGCTGCCACACGAGTCATCGCgaggttgatgaaggagcgGGACGAAGCCAGGCA AGCTTTGTCGTCTATTCAATCTACTATCGGTTTCCAACCGCCAGCCGCTGCTGAGGAGCCTGCAGCAGACGTCGAGATGGCCCAGGAGGGTGCTCTTCCCGCAGACGTCGAGGCCAAGGTCATGGAGACTAACCAGGC ACTCTCTTCCGtgcgaaagaagagaaagccTGCACCTGGCTACAAAAAGGTAGACGATATCAAGTCATACATCCAGATCAACCACGTTCCCTCTTTGCACGCTACCAAGCCCGCTGGTATCACAGCTCTCGATTTGGCTCAAGACGGCAACACTGTCGTCACTGGCGGTGCCGACAAGGCCGTTCAAGTGTTTGACCTTGAAGCTAGCAAGGTGCTTGGCACACTCAAGGGTCACACCAAGGCGGTCACGCATGTCGCTTTCCGCGAACACGAAGGCGAGCCTAGGTTGGCTATTAGCGCCAGTGCTGATAAGACTGTGAGGGTTTGgggagaagacgatggCAAGTGGGGAGCTAGGGCGACGCTTTCAGGCCACAAGGGTGAAATCAATGGACTTGCTGTCCATCCTTCAGGTTCCTatgttgctgctggttcTGCCGATTCCACCTGGAGTTTGTATGATCTCTCCACTGCCAAGGAGGTCACCAAGTACACTGCCATTCCCGGTATCGACGGTTCTTTCGCTTATACTTCATTTGCTGTTCACCCTGATGGAGTGTTGCACGGTGGCGGTACCAAGGACGGCGCCGTTCGGGTCTGGGATGCTCGTCAATCCAACTCTCTCGCCGCCACACTGTCTTCCCACGCCAAGGAcctttccaccctttcATTCTCTGAAAACGGATACTACCTCGCCacctcatccatctctgGTCCCCCTACCGTCAAGATCTTTGACCTTCGTAAACTCGATATTCTCTCGTCCTGGACGTTGCCAGAGGAGAACACGATCCGTGAAGTCAAGTTTGACCCGTCTGCGCAATTCCTCAGCGTGGTGGGTACCGACGCGAGGGTGTACGCCAACAAGACGTGGCAAGAGTTGGTGACGTTTGAGGAGAATGCGGGTGATTTGGTGGGTGCGAGGTTTGGCAAGTTGGGTAGCGAGATTGTGCTCGCCGGCATGGACAGGACGCTGAGAGTcttggggaagaaggagtaa
- a CDS encoding hypothetical protein (Match to ESTs gb|CF193559.1|CF193559, gb|CF193558.1|CF193558, gb|CF193505.1|CF193505), producing MAEQTQGQPGGTGTAGSTGQQDYLDKGVDTALNKAGHGQSHSTTEKISDGIRNVFKKATGKDVPIKDKQ from the exons ATGGCCGAGCAAACTCAAGGACAACCTGGCGGAACTGGAACTGCCGGAAGTACCGGTCAGCAAGACTATCTTG ACAAGGGCGTCGACACCGCTCTCAATAAGGCCGGCCACGGCCAGTCTCATTCTACAACTGAAAAGATCTCTGACGGTATTCGAAA TGTCTTTAAGAAGGCAACCGGCAAGGATGTGCCTATTAAAGACAAGCAGTAA
- a CDS encoding hypothetical protein (HMMPfam hit to NPL4, NPL4 family, score: 205.6, E(): 9.2e-59; HMMPfam hit to zf-NPL4, NPL4 family, putative zinc binding region, score: 222.1, E(): 1e-63), translating to MLLRIRSPAGTARLTVQPETTGEDFAEAILNTIPAADPQPDPATLALSNQPGAAGESVPFHALSGRTVGDMGFSHGDLLFLSYKPRAADPDSHPAMQATAPHPQPAQPDPSHPKTHTDPPMPNTIPLRDLSSVQEPEIDQYWEKQTGKIERKRDPAFCRHGDKAMCDYCMPLEPYDPKFQSEHQIKHLSYHAYLRKLLSSRPPTASSATDLPPLSPTSLSVITPCPTGAHPSFPDGICSTCQPSAVTLQSQPFRMVDHIEFASPSIIEGLLSAWRRTGTQRIAFLIGREDKYEKVPMGIKVIVEAVWEPKQEGELDGLTVETPWSDESRVQEIAKWCDKGLSVVGMIYTDLTPSPDDITKTLYKRHAQSYTASSLEMLLSAAYQLSHPLSTRMSPTGHYSSRFVTCCLTGDKDGGVDILAWQASEHAEAMVKAGIVEASVDPAVVRVRKPGEGEYVPEVFYSYKNEYGLQVKMPAKPTFPVEYLYVNITHGFPLAPSPLFLSNAFPTENRPGLHDQSMQVVITQLAAILKTSDAEIGDAGTWPGRIKKDVEKWLSDWHLVTFLCMQGLFSLKEQQILCRAATAHAHPNDTYALEELFASGGWQTLLTIVDSEASANARSNPPPTSSFNNLGIDSPAFAGPSTESSAPPSGPDSVGAGAGAGPVGGRERVCPHCTFVNEHGGSDCEICGLPLDG from the exons ATG CTGCTCCGGATCCGCTCGCCCGCGGGGACTGCCCGCCTCACTGTGCAGCCGGAGACGACGGGGGAGGACTTTGCGGAGGCGATCCTCAACACGATCCCCGCCGCAGACCCCCAGCCAGACCCCGCCACGCTCGCACTCAGCAACCAGCCGGGCGCCGCGGGGGAGTCCGTCCCCTTCCACGCCCTCAGCGGCCGCACAGTCGGCGACATGGGCTTCAG CCATGGGGATCTCCTGTTCCTCTCGTACAAGCCACGTGCTGCCGACCCCGACTCGCATCCGGCCATGCAGGCCACAGCGCCGCACCCGCAGCCCGCGCAGCCGGACCCCTCCCACCCAAAGACACACACCGATCCGCCCATGCCAAACACCATCCCGCTCAGAGACCTGTCTTCCGTGCAAGAGCCCGAGATTGATCAGTACTGGGAGAAGCAGACGGGCAAGATTGAGCGGAAGAGGGATCCTGCATTCTGTAGGCACGGCGACAAGGCCATGTGTGATTACTGCATGCCGCTAGAG CCGTACGACCCCAAGTTCCAGTCTGAGCATCAGATCAAGCACCTGTCCTACCATGCATATCTTCGCAagctcctctcctcccgTCCACCCACCGCTTCATCAGCTACCGATCTTCCTCCGCTCTCGCCCACATCTCTATCCGTCATCACACCTTGCCCTACAGGGGCGCACCCTTCATTTCCCGACGGTATCTGCTCCACATGCCAGCCTTCTGCGGTAACCCTCCAATCCCAGCCGTTCAGAATGGTCGACCACATTGAATTCGCCTCGCCGTCCATCATCGAAGGCCTCCTCTCCGCATGGCGTCGTACAGGGACCCAACGTATCGCTTTCCTCATCGGACGAGAAGACAAATATGAAAAGGTCCCAATGGGCATCAAGGTCATCGTCGAAGCTGTGTGGGAGCCAAAGCAGGAAGGCGAACTCGATGGACTGACTGTCGAAACCCCATGGAGCGACGAATCTAGGGTTCAGGAGATTGCGAAATGGTGTGACAAAGGCTTGAGCGTCGTAGGCATGATTTACACTGATCTCACTCCCTCCCCCGACGACATTACTAAAACACTTTACAAACGCCACGCCCAGTCGTACACTGCCTCCTCGCTGGAAATGCTCCTTTCCGCCGCTTATCAGCTCTCCCATCCACTTTCTACCAGAATGTCTCCCACCGGTCATTATTCCTCTCGTTTCGTCACCTGCTGTTTGACGGGTGATAAGGACGGAGGTGTCGACATCTTGGCATGGCAGGCAAGTGAGCATGCCGAAGCCATGGTGAAGGCTGGAATCGTTGAGGCCAGTGTAGACCCCGCAGTTGTGAGAGTCAGGAAgccaggagaaggagagtaTGTCCCGGAAGTGTTTTACAGCTATAAGAATGAGTATGGGCTACAGGTCAAGATGCCTGCAAAGCCCACTTTTCCTGTCGAGTATCTCTACGTCAAT ATCACCCATGGTTTCCCCCTCGcgccatctcctcttttcctttccaacGCTTTCCCAACGGAAAACCGTCCCGGGCTGCATGATCAATCCATGCAGGTGGTTATCACGCAACTTGCTGCGATTCTAAAGACTAGCGATGCCGAAATTGGGGATGCCGGCACATGGCCCGGGAGgatcaagaaggatgtCGAGAAATGGTTGAGCGATTGGCATCTGGTGACATTCTTATGCATGCAGGGTCTGTTTTCCTTG AAGGAGCAACAGATTCTTTGTCGAGCTGCTACTGCCCATGCCCATCCGAATGATACCTACGCATTGGAAGAGCTTTTCGCTAGTGGTGGATGGCAGACATTGCTCACCATTGTCGACTCTGAAGCTTCCG ccAATGCTCGTTCCAACCCTCCCCCTACATCATCGTTCAATAACCTCGGGATCGATTCTCCTGCGTTTGCCGGTCCCTCTACCGAGTCGTCTGCACCGCCATCGGGTCCTGATTCAGTTGGGGCAGGAGCAGGGGCAGGGCCAGTTGGTGGTAGGGAGAGGGTTTGTCCCCATTGCACGTTTGTTAATGAGCATGGAGGGAGCGATTGCGAGATTTGTGGATTGCCACTTGACGGTTAA
- a CDS encoding hypothetical protein (Match to EST gb|CF190289.1|CF190289; HMMPfam hit to Pkinase, Protein kinase domain, score: 250.6, E(): 2.6e-72) — protein MHPQNSSTPSTNSPSTFSLPKSSISRKKPPGLDISKSILRPTRTAPVLPANGSSPSNFVSEADRLRDDIANLQLSSRSTGSNHSPEALDSPRAFQSDSSVASGLAKKEKSRDGKERGDKEKRKKKHKDKDGEDLVKDEDLEILHDLGAGNGGTVTKVWNKKRKCVMARKLILVDAKPSIRKQILRELQIMNDCDSPYIVGYYGCFPVDVHVGIVMEFMDAGSLDYIYRHHGAIDIDIVGKVAQAVLEGLIYLYDKHRIIHRDIKPSNVLANTRGEIKICDFGVSGELINSIANTFVGTSTYMSPERIQGAPYTIKSDIWSLGISLIELAVGRFPFSDSPDSEELSPSVSDFDPDPTLPRSVRRPKIESNSRHNGVSQSGGPHAMSILDLLQHIVNEPAPRLASRRRRFPQEAVAFVEGCLIKDPDQRRSPKELLSSSWITSLKTTKEDLQTWARSMVGPREE, from the exons ATGCACCCACAAAATTCCTCGACTCCTTCAACCAACTCCCCTTccaccttctctcttcccaaatcatccatctcaCGGAAGAAACCTCCAGGACTCGACATCTCCAAATCGATCCTTCGTCCCACACGTACAGCACCCGTTTTGCCCGCAAATGGAAGCTCCCCTAGCAACTTTGTGTCAGAAGCAGACAGGCTGAGAGATGACATTGCCAACCTCCAGTTGTCAAGTCGATCAACAGGCTCGAATCACTCCCCGGAAGCACTTGACTCCCCTAGGGCATTCCAAAGCGACAGTTCGGTTGCGTCGGGTCTtgcaaagaaggagaagagcaggGACGGTAAAGAACGGGGAgataaggagaagaggaagaagaaacacaaggacaaggatggagaagacttggtcaaggatgaagacCTAGAAATACTGCACGATTTAGGAGCGGGCAACGGAGGGACAGTGACCAAAGTGTggaacaagaagaggaaatgcGTTATGGCTCGAAAG CTCATCCTAGTAGACGCCAAACCGTCCATAAGAAAGCAGATCCTTCGAGAGTTACAAATCATGAATGACTGTGATTCTCCATACATCGTCGGATACTATGGATGTTTTCCCGTCGACGTCCATGTAGGTATCGTCATGGAATTCATGGATGCTGG ATCTCTGGACTACATCTATAGGCATCACGGCGCCATTGACATTGACATCGTTGGTAAAGTCGCTCAAGCAGTGCTGGAGGGTCTGATTTACCTTTATGATAAACACCGTATCATACATCGAG ATATCAAGCCGTCCAATGTATTAGCCAACACTCGAGGGGAGATAAAGATATGTGATTTTGGAGTCTCTGGCGAGTTGATTAACTCGATCGCCAATACCTTTGTGGGCACCAGCACATATATGAGC CCGGAGCGGATTCAGGGAGCGCCGTACACGATCAAATCAGACATCTGGTCTCTCGGTATCTCCCTTATCGAGTTGGCTGTTGGCCGTTTCCCATTCTCCGATTCACCCGACTCGGAAGAACTCTCACCTAGCGTTTCCGACTTTGATCCTGATCCTACACTTCCTCGGTCCGTTCGACGCCCTAAAATTGAATCAAACAGCAGACATAACGGCGTCAGTCAGAGTGGTGGACCGCACGCCATGTCTATTCTTGACCTGTTGCAACATATCGTCAATGAGCCAGCCCCAAGGTTGGCAAGCAGACGGAGGAGATTCCCTCAGGAGGCGGTTGCATTTGTGGAGGGCTGCTTGATCAAGGATCCCGATCAACGAAGGAGTCCTAAAGAGCTGCTG TCTTCTTCGTGGATAACCAGCCTCAAAACCACCAAAGAGGACCTTCAAACCTGGGCTCGATCCATGGTCGGCCCCCGCGAGGAATAA